A single region of the Rhizobium sp. ARZ01 genome encodes:
- a CDS encoding XRE family transcriptional regulator, translating to MAENKIFAGPKVRRIRNTLGLTQTAMAEALSISPSYLNLIERNQRPLTVQLLLRLASVYKVDLEDLQGEATGSARQLREVFADPLLTGELPGDQELVEVADVAPNVAGGILKLYRAYREQASRLTDLAELLSREGHATSLAGARLPMDEVREKLEQRPNYFDGIDVAAERFHEALAPSDDLLGALKAWLKKEHGVVVRLLPIHAMPTLRRRFDRHSMRLFLSERLSMHDQLREIAMETVQIVLQDEIMAELNDLKLLGNEARRIARFELARYAAHALMMPYEAFCTAAQRARFDIDVLRSRFSVSYEQAANRLTMLQRPGRSAIPFFLLEIDSAGHRFRRAGAQGFPQARFGGGCPKLNIHAAFAQPGQILTDHVEMPDGAKFLVVSRTLEGPQAAFGERVRRTALLIGCDAGSAAETVYGEAGGQPASIPVGTACRLCERQGCLARAEPPVTRPLGLDEMVTGLSLFDFQ from the coding sequence ATGGCTGAGAACAAGATCTTCGCGGGCCCGAAGGTTCGCCGTATTCGCAACACGCTCGGCCTGACTCAGACTGCGATGGCGGAGGCACTCTCCATCTCGCCCTCTTATCTCAATCTGATCGAGCGCAACCAGCGTCCGCTGACGGTGCAACTTCTTCTGCGCCTCGCCTCCGTCTACAAGGTCGATCTGGAGGACCTGCAGGGCGAGGCGACCGGCAGCGCCCGGCAATTGCGGGAGGTGTTTGCCGATCCGCTGCTTACGGGCGAACTGCCTGGCGACCAGGAACTGGTCGAGGTCGCTGACGTCGCGCCGAACGTCGCCGGCGGCATTCTCAAGCTCTATCGCGCATACCGCGAACAGGCGTCGCGCCTTACTGATCTCGCGGAGCTTCTGTCCCGCGAGGGGCATGCGACATCGCTTGCCGGGGCGCGCCTGCCTATGGATGAAGTGCGCGAGAAGCTCGAGCAGCGCCCCAACTACTTCGATGGGATCGATGTGGCCGCAGAGCGTTTCCATGAAGCGCTTGCGCCCAGCGACGATCTTCTGGGGGCACTGAAGGCTTGGTTGAAGAAGGAGCATGGCGTTGTTGTGCGCCTCCTGCCAATTCACGCCATGCCGACCTTGCGCCGTCGCTTCGATCGGCATTCCATGCGGCTCTTCCTCTCCGAGCGCCTGTCGATGCATGACCAGTTGCGGGAAATTGCCATGGAGACCGTGCAGATCGTCCTGCAGGATGAGATCATGGCGGAACTCAATGACCTCAAGCTCTTGGGAAACGAGGCGCGCCGCATCGCTCGCTTCGAGTTGGCGCGGTACGCGGCGCATGCCTTGATGATGCCGTATGAGGCGTTTTGCACCGCGGCACAGCGGGCGCGTTTCGATATTGATGTTCTCCGTTCGCGCTTTTCCGTTTCCTATGAGCAGGCGGCAAACCGGCTGACGATGCTGCAGAGGCCAGGACGTTCGGCTATTCCCTTCTTCCTGCTTGAAATCGATAGCGCCGGCCATCGGTTCCGCAGGGCCGGTGCACAGGGGTTTCCGCAGGCGCGCTTCGGCGGCGGCTGTCCGAAGCTCAATATCCATGCTGCTTTTGCCCAGCCAGGGCAGATCCTGACCGATCACGTCGAGATGCCGGACGGTGCGAAATTCCTCGTTGTGTCCAGAACGCTCGAGGGGCCGCAGGCGGCCTTCGGTGAGCGCGTGCGCCGTACGGCGCTGCTGATCGGTTGTGACGCGGGATCGGCCGCAGAAACCGTTTATGGAGAAGCGGGCGGGCAACCTGCATCAATCCCCGTCGGCACCGCCTGCCGGCTTTGCGAGCGGCAGGGATGTTTGGCGCGCGCGGAGCCGCCCGTAACGCGTCCGCTTGGTTTGGACGAGATGGTGACGGGCCTCAGTCTTTTTGATTTCCAGTAA
- the aceA gene encoding isocitrate lyase, with protein MTDFYNLVPTAPQGRFDGIERTYTAEDVKRLRGSVQIKHTLAEMGANRLWKLIHEEGFVNALGALSGNQAMQMVRAGLKAIYLSGWQVAADANTASAMYPDQSLYPANAAPELAKRINRTLQRADQIETQEGKGLSVETWFAPIVADAEAGFGGPLNSFEIMKAFIEAGAAGVHYEDQLASEKKCGHLGGKVLIPTAAHIRNLSAARLAADVMGTPTLIIARTDAEAAKLLTSDIDERDRPFVDYDAGRTAEGFYQVRNGIEPCIARAIAYAPYCDLIWMETSKPDLEQARKFAEAVHKAHPGKKLAYNCSPSFNWKKNLDDATIAKYQKELGAMGYKFQFITLAGFHQLNYGMFELARGYKDRQMAAYSELQQAEFAAEVNGYTATKHQREVGTGYFDAVSMAISGGQSSTTAMKESTEHDQFRPAAE; from the coding sequence ATGACCGACTTTTACAATCTCGTTCCGACCGCACCGCAGGGCCGTTTCGACGGCATCGAGCGGACCTATACGGCGGAGGATGTAAAGCGTCTGCGCGGCTCCGTCCAAATCAAGCATACACTTGCCGAAATGGGTGCCAACCGACTGTGGAAGCTCATCCATGAGGAAGGCTTCGTCAACGCGCTCGGCGCGCTTTCCGGCAACCAGGCCATGCAGATGGTCCGCGCCGGCCTGAAGGCGATCTACCTCTCTGGCTGGCAGGTAGCCGCCGATGCGAACACGGCATCGGCCATGTATCCGGACCAGTCGCTCTACCCAGCCAACGCCGCACCGGAACTTGCCAAGCGCATCAACCGCACGCTGCAGCGTGCCGACCAGATCGAGACCCAGGAAGGCAAGGGCCTCTCTGTCGAGACCTGGTTCGCCCCGATCGTCGCCGACGCTGAAGCCGGCTTCGGGGGACCGCTCAACTCTTTCGAGATCATGAAGGCGTTCATCGAAGCGGGTGCCGCTGGCGTCCACTACGAGGACCAGCTTGCATCGGAGAAGAAGTGCGGCCACCTTGGCGGCAAGGTCCTGATCCCGACCGCGGCCCACATCCGCAACCTGAGTGCTGCACGCCTCGCCGCTGACGTCATGGGCACGCCGACCCTGATCATTGCGCGCACCGATGCGGAAGCTGCGAAACTTCTCACCTCCGACATCGACGAGCGCGACCGCCCCTTCGTCGACTACGATGCCGGCCGCACCGCCGAGGGCTTCTACCAGGTGAGGAACGGCATCGAGCCCTGCATCGCCCGCGCCATCGCCTATGCACCCTACTGCGACCTGATCTGGATGGAGACCTCCAAGCCCGATCTCGAACAGGCCCGCAAGTTCGCCGAGGCCGTCCACAAGGCGCATCCGGGCAAGAAGCTCGCCTATAACTGCTCGCCATCGTTCAACTGGAAGAAGAATCTGGATGACGCAACGATCGCCAAGTACCAGAAGGAACTCGGCGCGATGGGCTACAAGTTCCAGTTCATCACGCTCGCCGGCTTCCATCAGCTGAACTACGGCATGTTCGAACTGGCCCGCGGCTACAAGGATCGCCAGATGGCGGCCTATTCGGAGTTGCAGCAGGCTGAATTCGCTGCCGAGGTGAACGGCTACACCGCGACCAAGCATCAGCGCGAGGTTGGCACCGGCTATTTCGACGCGGTCTCGATGGCGATCAGCGGCGGGCAGTCGTCGACGACAGCCATGAAGGAATCGACCGAGCACGACCAGTTCAGGCCGGCCGCGGAGTAA
- a CDS encoding acetoacetate--CoA ligase: MNPEMPLWEPSREVLEKSPMALFMRACGVRAGRKFDGYDAFHAWSVDDRGAFWSAVWEDCHVIGDRGERALINDDRMLTSRYFPDATLNFAENLLRNTGRDDALIFRGEDKAAYRWSWDELHAQVSRLQQAFTAMGIGEGDRIAAMMPNMPETIACMLAAASIGAIWSSCSPDFGEQGVLDRFGQIEPKLFIACDGYWYNGKLQDVGAKIKAVSAKLNVPVLVMPYAGDAVAVAASVGNGKTLADFVAPFAAAPVTFCRLPFSHPLYILFSSGTTGVPKCIVHSAGGTLLQHLKEHRYHCGLTDGERLFYFTTCGWMMWNWLASGLAVGATLCLYDGSPFHPDGNVLFDYAADEGFAVFGTSAKYIDALRKSGLTPHNSHDLSKLRLLTSTGSPLSPEGFSFVYEGIKPDVQLASISGGTDIVSCFVLGVPLKPVWRGEIQGPGLGLAIDVWNEEGQPVRQEKGELVCTRAFPSMPVMFWNDPDGAKYRAAYFERFDNVWCHGDFAERTEHGGIVIHGRSDATLNPGGVRIGTAEIYNQVEQMEEVLEALCIGQDWDDDVRVVLFVRLAPGSVLDEALEKAIKTRIRTGASPRHVPAKIVAVADIPRTKSGKIVELAVREVVHGRPVKNKEALANPEALELFANLAALKI; encoded by the coding sequence ATGAACCCTGAAATGCCGCTTTGGGAGCCGTCGCGCGAGGTGCTGGAAAAGAGCCCGATGGCTCTCTTCATGAGGGCCTGTGGGGTGCGCGCCGGACGCAAGTTCGACGGATACGACGCATTCCACGCCTGGTCGGTTGATGACCGCGGCGCGTTTTGGTCAGCCGTCTGGGAGGATTGCCATGTCATCGGCGATCGCGGCGAGCGGGCGCTCATCAATGATGACAGGATGCTGACTTCCCGCTACTTCCCCGATGCGACCTTGAACTTTGCGGAAAACCTGCTCCGCAATACGGGGCGCGACGATGCGCTGATCTTCCGCGGGGAGGACAAGGCCGCCTATCGCTGGAGCTGGGATGAGTTGCATGCGCAGGTCTCGCGGCTGCAGCAGGCCTTCACCGCTATGGGAATCGGGGAAGGCGATCGGATTGCGGCGATGATGCCGAACATGCCCGAGACGATCGCCTGCATGCTCGCCGCCGCGTCCATCGGTGCCATCTGGTCGTCCTGCTCTCCAGATTTCGGTGAACAAGGCGTCCTGGATCGTTTTGGCCAGATCGAGCCGAAGCTTTTCATCGCCTGCGACGGCTACTGGTACAACGGCAAGCTCCAGGACGTTGGTGCCAAGATCAAGGCCGTTTCCGCGAAACTGAACGTACCGGTGCTCGTCATGCCTTATGCCGGCGATGCCGTCGCGGTCGCGGCTTCGGTCGGAAACGGCAAGACGCTTGCTGATTTTGTCGCTCCTTTTGCTGCTGCGCCCGTAACCTTCTGCCGCCTGCCATTTAGCCACCCCCTCTACATCCTCTTTTCCTCCGGAACGACGGGGGTTCCCAAGTGCATCGTTCATTCGGCCGGCGGCACATTGTTGCAGCACCTGAAGGAACATCGGTACCACTGCGGCCTGACAGATGGTGAACGGCTCTTCTATTTCACCACCTGCGGCTGGATGATGTGGAACTGGCTGGCCTCTGGGCTTGCCGTCGGCGCCACGCTCTGCCTCTACGACGGTTCGCCATTCCATCCCGACGGAAACGTGTTGTTCGACTATGCCGCTGACGAAGGTTTTGCCGTGTTCGGCACGTCGGCCAAATACATCGACGCTCTGAGGAAGAGCGGACTGACGCCGCACAACAGCCATGATCTATCCAAGCTTCGCCTGTTGACTTCGACCGGCTCGCCACTGTCGCCGGAGGGGTTCAGCTTCGTCTACGAGGGGATCAAACCGGACGTGCAGCTTGCCTCGATTTCCGGCGGCACCGACATCGTCTCCTGTTTCGTGCTCGGCGTACCGCTCAAGCCCGTCTGGCGCGGCGAGATCCAGGGGCCGGGTCTTGGCCTTGCCATCGATGTCTGGAACGAGGAGGGCCAGCCGGTCCGCCAGGAGAAAGGCGAACTCGTCTGCACTAGGGCGTTCCCGTCGATGCCGGTGATGTTCTGGAACGATCCGGATGGTGCGAAGTACCGCGCGGCCTATTTTGAGCGCTTCGACAACGTCTGGTGCCACGGCGACTTCGCCGAAAGGACCGAACACGGCGGCATCGTCATCCACGGGCGTTCGGATGCGACGCTGAACCCCGGCGGGGTGCGGATCGGAACGGCCGAGATCTACAATCAGGTCGAGCAGATGGAAGAAGTGCTCGAGGCGCTGTGCATCGGTCAGGACTGGGATGACGACGTGCGTGTCGTCCTGTTCGTGCGACTGGCACCCGGATCGGTTCTCGATGAGGCTCTGGAGAAGGCGATCAAGACCCGGATTCGCACTGGCGCCTCGCCGCGTCACGTGCCGGCGAAGATCGTCGCGGTGGCCGACATCCCCCGGACAAAGTCAGGCAAGATCGTCGAGCTCGCCGTGCGCGAGGTCGTCCACGGGCGGCCGGTCAAGAACAAGGAGGCACTCGCAAATCCGGAAGCCCTGGAACTCTTCGCCAACCTTGCGGCGCTCAAGATCTAA
- a CDS encoding AsmA-like C-terminal region-containing protein, giving the protein MGSFNLVHPRNLLRLFAAMAALALILRLAGPFLVSTDRVEREIEAKLSGWMDTQMSFSGTPSFTVWPYPEIGFEHVRLRNSDGGSGEDADLVTAERISASISLIGYLFGAPDLGDIEMIRPTFHFRRYEDGALNWRAGSTLEGELTETQSKQQRIDTPPDFGTVVIRDGTVVVDDLTRYERYNIANVEGSVAWPNASSDLEISLQGVLNGEAATWTFTTDEPMNLLDGRDAAVRTSLASDPLTIDFEGTANLSKGAFTTGKIRIGTPSFGDLLAWRGTSFTPGSRIGSVALEGTVTTSGHAARLDNLALTIQGSNATGVLDISIPPRDTPSIAGTLAFDQIDLLSMIDAYAPLAREDDGSLPLSVVAAKGIDLDMRISAKEATFEPLLLTDFAAGIRSVDGEASLDIGDGTLLGGNISGRIAARNQELKQDGELRLSLRDVDLGELVSLSGLTGPLPTGRGAADIDLFTDQRLQRLNKADVTGTFRLSFQDGSVTNFDLPAFEQRAQGETVFKLEETSGGSFEFATATLEGHVDRGIAELSKAIFEGAEKTLSISGIVPYRDGNVALAGSLADSTPPDAAIVKPAVNFLVGGSWPKLAISPVGILLQSPAN; this is encoded by the coding sequence ATGGGGTCCTTCAACTTGGTTCATCCGAGAAATCTGCTGCGGCTCTTCGCGGCAATGGCCGCTCTCGCGCTGATCCTGCGTCTCGCGGGCCCATTCCTTGTTTCGACCGATCGTGTGGAGCGCGAGATCGAAGCCAAGCTTTCAGGCTGGATGGATACGCAGATGAGCTTCTCCGGCACGCCGAGCTTTACCGTCTGGCCATATCCCGAGATCGGATTCGAACACGTGCGACTGCGCAATTCTGATGGAGGGAGCGGCGAAGATGCGGATCTTGTCACCGCGGAGCGTATCTCCGCCAGCATCAGCCTGATCGGCTACCTGTTTGGCGCCCCCGATCTTGGTGACATCGAGATGATCAGGCCAACCTTCCATTTCCGCCGCTATGAAGACGGCGCGCTGAACTGGCGCGCTGGCAGCACGCTCGAAGGAGAACTTACGGAGACGCAGAGCAAGCAGCAGCGTATCGACACTCCGCCCGATTTCGGCACTGTGGTCATTCGCGACGGCACGGTAGTCGTCGACGATCTCACGAGGTACGAGCGCTACAACATTGCGAACGTCGAAGGCAGCGTCGCCTGGCCAAACGCATCCTCGGATCTCGAGATCTCACTACAGGGGGTCCTCAATGGTGAGGCCGCCACATGGACGTTCACGACAGATGAACCGATGAACCTGCTCGACGGACGGGATGCGGCAGTTCGCACTTCGCTTGCCTCCGACCCGCTGACGATCGATTTCGAAGGTACGGCAAATCTCTCGAAAGGCGCCTTCACCACCGGCAAGATCAGGATTGGCACCCCCTCGTTCGGCGATCTCCTCGCGTGGCGCGGGACAAGTTTTACGCCTGGGAGCAGGATAGGCAGCGTAGCCCTCGAGGGCACGGTCACAACCAGCGGCCATGCGGCGCGCCTCGACAATCTCGCCCTGACGATCCAGGGTTCGAATGCGACCGGCGTCCTCGACATTAGTATTCCGCCACGCGACACCCCCAGCATCGCAGGAACGCTTGCGTTCGACCAAATCGACCTGTTGTCCATGATTGATGCTTACGCACCACTCGCTCGTGAAGACGATGGCTCGCTTCCATTGTCGGTCGTGGCAGCCAAGGGCATTGACCTTGACATGCGCATTTCCGCGAAGGAGGCCACGTTCGAGCCGCTGTTGCTAACGGATTTCGCCGCAGGCATCCGCTCAGTGGATGGCGAAGCATCGCTCGACATCGGCGACGGGACGTTGCTGGGTGGAAATATCAGCGGTCGGATAGCGGCGAGAAATCAGGAGCTTAAGCAGGACGGCGAACTTCGGCTGTCGCTCCGGGACGTCGATCTCGGCGAACTTGTCAGTCTGTCGGGCCTCACTGGACCGCTGCCGACCGGACGGGGCGCAGCCGACATCGACCTTTTCACAGACCAACGCCTACAGCGACTTAACAAGGCGGATGTAACCGGAACCTTCAGGCTCAGTTTTCAAGACGGATCAGTCACGAATTTCGATCTCCCTGCCTTCGAGCAGCGTGCACAGGGCGAGACCGTCTTCAAGTTGGAGGAAACGTCCGGCGGATCGTTCGAGTTTGCCACCGCCACCCTCGAAGGGCACGTGGATCGTGGCATCGCGGAACTCAGCAAGGCGATATTCGAGGGAGCGGAGAAAACGCTGTCGATTTCTGGAATAGTCCCTTACCGCGACGGCAACGTCGCGCTCGCCGGCTCGCTTGCCGATAGCACCCCGCCAGATGCGGCGATCGTCAAGCCCGCCGTCAACTTCCTCGTCGGCGGTTCCTGGCCCAAACTGGCCATCTCACCAGTAGGTATCCTGCTGCAGAGCCCTGCGAATTGA
- a CDS encoding ABC transporter ATP-binding protein translates to MKSLGNIRRSFTPWADPSEKPFITFRNVTKKFGDFVAVDNLTLNIYNREFFALLGASGCGKSTLLRMLAGFERPTSGEIILDGQDIAAIPPYKRPVNMMFQSYALFPHMTVESNIAFGLRQDGMPKPEIAARVAQMLKLVKLEQFAKRKPQQLSGGQRQRVALARSLAKRPKVLLLDEPLGALDKKLREETQFELMDLQQELGLTFVVVTHDQEEAMTMADRIAVMSHGKVIQVATPAEIYEAPNSRFVADFIGDVNILEGKVKTTGNGRIEIADADFTVRAVSEAAPAAGADAAFVIRPEKLKISRTAPADPTVNTSEGEVWDIGYLGDMTVLRIKLPSGKVIKTSMLNAQREVENPIGYDEKVWVSFGETAGVVLRD, encoded by the coding sequence ATGAAATCTCTTGGCAATATCCGTCGTTCCTTCACGCCGTGGGCGGATCCGAGCGAGAAGCCGTTTATAACGTTCCGCAATGTGACGAAAAAGTTCGGCGATTTTGTTGCCGTCGATAATCTGACCCTGAACATTTACAATCGCGAGTTTTTTGCACTGCTCGGAGCATCCGGTTGCGGTAAGTCGACGCTGCTGCGGATGCTTGCAGGCTTCGAGCGCCCGACCTCGGGCGAGATCATCCTCGATGGCCAGGACATTGCCGCGATCCCGCCCTACAAGCGGCCGGTCAATATGATGTTCCAGTCCTATGCGCTGTTTCCGCACATGACGGTGGAAAGCAACATCGCTTTCGGCCTCAGGCAGGACGGCATGCCCAAGCCCGAGATCGCCGCACGCGTCGCGCAGATGCTGAAGCTGGTCAAGCTCGAACAGTTCGCGAAACGGAAGCCCCAGCAGCTCTCCGGCGGCCAACGCCAGCGCGTGGCGCTGGCGCGATCGCTCGCGAAACGGCCGAAGGTTCTGCTGCTTGATGAACCGCTCGGCGCGCTCGACAAGAAGCTGCGGGAAGAAACGCAGTTCGAGTTGATGGACCTGCAGCAGGAGCTTGGCCTGACCTTCGTCGTCGTCACGCACGACCAGGAAGAAGCGATGACAATGGCCGACCGGATCGCGGTGATGAGCCACGGTAAGGTCATTCAGGTCGCAACGCCTGCGGAAATTTATGAAGCGCCGAATTCGCGCTTCGTTGCCGACTTCATCGGCGACGTGAACATCCTGGAGGGCAAGGTCAAGACGACTGGAAATGGCAGGATCGAGATCGCCGATGCCGACTTCACGGTTCGCGCGGTGAGCGAGGCCGCACCCGCTGCCGGGGCAGATGCGGCATTTGTCATTCGCCCGGAAAAGCTGAAAATCAGCCGTACGGCACCTGCAGATCCGACGGTCAATACCTCCGAAGGCGAGGTCTGGGACATCGGCTACCTGGGTGACATGACCGTGCTGCGCATAAAGCTGCCGAGCGGCAAGGTCATAAAGACCTCAATGCTCAATGCGCAGCGCGAGGTGGAAAATCCGATCGGCTATGACGAGAAAGTCTGGGTCTCCTTCGGCGAGACTGCCGGCGTTGTCCTGAGGGATTGA
- a CDS encoding ABC transporter permease subunit: MTKLGSAIFRRLVIIIPYAWLLFFFLVPFAIVFRISLSTTAVAQPPYEPVFSLSDGLAGIWASLQQLSFDNFIWLTEDALYMNAYLSSLKIAIISTFLTLLIAYPIAYGMAQAPRTWRPTLLMLVILPFWTSFLIRVYAWIAILKPEGLLNQFLLAVGVIDDPLIILNTNTAVYIGIVYSYLPFMVLPIYSALEKMDHSLIEAAQDLGCPPITAFWKVTFPLSLAGVVAGCMLVFIPAVGEFVIPDLLGGSQTLMIGKTLWTEFNANRDWPVSAAVATVLLLILVVPIVFFQNMQAKADEQGR, encoded by the coding sequence ATGACCAAGCTCGGCTCCGCCATCTTCCGCCGCCTGGTCATCATTATCCCTTATGCCTGGCTGCTGTTCTTCTTCCTGGTCCCGTTCGCCATCGTTTTCCGCATCTCGCTTTCGACGACCGCGGTTGCCCAACCTCCTTACGAACCGGTCTTTTCCCTGTCCGACGGTCTTGCCGGCATCTGGGCAAGCCTTCAGCAACTGAGCTTCGACAACTTCATCTGGCTGACGGAAGACGCGCTCTACATGAACGCATATCTGTCGAGCCTGAAGATCGCGATCATATCCACGTTCCTGACGCTACTGATCGCCTATCCGATCGCCTACGGCATGGCGCAGGCCCCGCGCACCTGGCGTCCAACGCTGCTGATGCTCGTGATCCTGCCATTTTGGACAAGCTTCCTGATCCGCGTCTACGCCTGGATCGCGATCCTCAAGCCGGAGGGGTTGCTCAACCAGTTCCTGCTGGCGGTCGGCGTGATCGACGATCCATTGATCATTCTCAATACGAACACAGCGGTCTACATCGGCATCGTCTATTCCTATCTGCCCTTCATGGTTCTGCCGATCTATTCGGCCCTGGAGAAGATGGACCATTCGCTGATCGAGGCCGCGCAAGACCTCGGCTGCCCGCCCATCACGGCCTTCTGGAAGGTAACGTTTCCATTGTCGCTTGCGGGCGTCGTGGCGGGCTGCATGCTCGTCTTCATTCCAGCCGTGGGCGAGTTCGTCATCCCCGACCTGCTTGGCGGCTCGCAAACGCTGATGATCGGCAAGACGTTGTGGACCGAGTTCAACGCCAACCGTGACTGGCCGGTCTCGGCAGCGGTGGCGACCGTTCTCCTGCTGATCCTTGTCGTCCCGATCGTCTTTTTCCAGAACATGCAGGCGAAAGCCGACGAGCAGGGGAGATAA
- a CDS encoding polyamine ABC transporter substrate-binding protein — protein sequence MFMKTRNLLATVAIAALSGIAGFPAMAQERVVNVYNWSDYIDESILTDFTNETGIKVVYDVFDSNETVEAKLLTGGTGYDIVVPTNTFLQRQIAAGVYQKLDKSKLPNLKNMWDMISARMEPFDPGNEYSINYMWGTIGIGYNKAKVKEALGTDQIDSWNVIFDPANAEKLKDCGINMLDSPTDIIPVTLASLGLNPDSHDPADVAKAEEALMKIRPFVRKFHSSEFINGLANGDICIAIGWSGDIFQGRDRAVEANNGVDVGYVIPKEGTQMWFDQMAIPADAPHVEEAHEFLNYIMRPEVIAKASTYIHYANGNKASQAVLAPEIVNDPTIYPDEATLKKLFTNTTLDAKTQRLFTRTWTRVVTGQ from the coding sequence ATGTTCATGAAAACACGTAACCTTTTGGCGACTGTCGCCATTGCGGCCCTGTCTGGTATTGCCGGCTTTCCGGCTATGGCGCAGGAACGGGTCGTGAATGTCTATAACTGGTCAGACTACATCGACGAGTCGATCCTCACAGATTTCACCAACGAAACGGGGATCAAGGTCGTCTACGACGTTTTCGACTCAAACGAGACCGTGGAAGCAAAGCTGCTCACAGGTGGCACGGGCTACGACATCGTTGTTCCGACGAACACCTTCCTGCAGCGCCAGATTGCGGCGGGCGTGTACCAGAAGCTCGACAAGTCGAAGCTGCCGAACCTGAAGAACATGTGGGACATGATCAGCGCGCGCATGGAGCCGTTCGATCCCGGCAACGAGTACTCGATCAACTACATGTGGGGCACCATCGGCATTGGCTACAACAAGGCCAAGGTCAAGGAAGCCCTCGGCACTGACCAGATCGACAGCTGGAACGTGATCTTCGATCCGGCAAATGCTGAAAAGCTCAAGGATTGCGGCATCAACATGCTGGATTCGCCGACGGACATCATCCCTGTCACGCTCGCCTCTCTCGGCCTGAACCCCGACAGCCATGACCCGGCCGATGTCGCCAAGGCCGAGGAAGCGCTGATGAAGATCCGGCCATTCGTGCGCAAGTTCCATTCGTCGGAATTCATCAACGGCCTCGCAAATGGCGATATCTGCATCGCCATCGGCTGGTCGGGCGATATCTTCCAGGGGCGCGACCGGGCTGTGGAAGCCAACAACGGCGTCGACGTGGGTTACGTGATCCCGAAGGAAGGCACGCAGATGTGGTTTGACCAAATGGCCATTCCGGCAGACGCACCGCACGTCGAGGAAGCGCACGAGTTCCTGAACTACATCATGCGTCCGGAAGTGATTGCCAAGGCCTCGACCTACATACATTACGCCAATGGCAATAAGGCCTCGCAGGCCGTTCTCGCTCCGGAAATCGTGAACGATCCGACGATCTATCCGGACGAGGCAACGCTGAAGAAACTCTTCACCAACACGACGCTGGACGCCAAGACGCAGCGTCTGTTCACGCGGACGTGGACGAGGGTCGTGACCGGTCAGTAA
- a CDS encoding ABC transporter permease subunit encodes MTRWSRFNIASVVLGFAFLYLPIILLVVYSFNESKLVTVWAGFSTKWYVALFHNQGLLDAAWVTIRVGLISATVATVLGTLAAIALVRYTRFRGRLLFSGMVYAPLVMPEVITGLSLLLLFVAIGLDRGFWTLTLAHITFTMCFVAVVVQSRLLSFDQSIEEAALDLGATPLRTFFEVTLPIIAPAVFSGWVLAFTLSLDDLVTSSFTTGPGATTLPMKIYSQVRLGVTPEINAACTILIGFVTIGVIIASITTKRRELQRQRDEQAAFAGR; translated from the coding sequence ATGACAAGATGGTCCCGCTTCAACATTGCCTCTGTCGTTCTCGGTTTTGCGTTTCTGTACCTGCCTATCATTCTGCTGGTTGTCTATTCGTTCAACGAGTCCAAGCTCGTCACTGTCTGGGCCGGGTTCTCGACGAAATGGTACGTGGCGCTGTTCCACAATCAGGGTCTGCTCGATGCCGCGTGGGTGACGATACGCGTCGGTCTGATTTCCGCGACGGTTGCAACTGTGCTCGGCACCCTGGCGGCGATAGCACTCGTTCGCTACACGCGCTTTCGTGGTCGCCTTCTCTTCTCAGGCATGGTCTACGCGCCGCTTGTCATGCCCGAGGTCATCACCGGTCTTTCACTGCTGTTGTTGTTCGTTGCGATCGGTCTCGATCGCGGCTTCTGGACGCTGACGCTGGCGCACATCACCTTCACGATGTGTTTCGTTGCCGTTGTCGTCCAGTCGCGTCTGCTCTCCTTTGATCAATCGATCGAGGAGGCAGCGCTTGATCTCGGCGCAACGCCGCTTCGGACGTTCTTTGAAGTGACGTTGCCGATTATTGCGCCCGCCGTGTTTTCCGGCTGGGTCCTGGCCTTCACCCTGTCGCTTGACGACCTGGTGACCTCGAGCTTCACCACCGGACCTGGAGCAACCACGCTGCCGATGAAAATCTACAGCCAGGTGCGCCTTGGCGTTACGCCGGAGATCAACGCCGCCTGTACGATCCTCATCGGGTTCGTGACGATCGGTGTGATCATTGCCTCGATCACGACCAAACGCCGTGAACTGCAGCGTCAACGAGACGAGCAGGCGGCTTTCGCCGGTCGCTAG